The following are from one region of the Salvia splendens isolate huo1 chromosome 2, SspV2, whole genome shotgun sequence genome:
- the LOC121769949 gene encoding S-adenosylmethionine decarboxylase proenzyme 4-like: protein MIPHLSLLPNPLTINIFVYIYSLSCTNPSHLNFTQFFFKVQNTLILDHRRKRQFDPMAVSGFEGFEKRVELRFSGDDPTAGEKGLRLIDFSKIEKVLHAVQCTVVSAVGNTRFDAYVLSESSLFVYPTKIIIKTCGTTQLLKSIRPLADHAATVGLTLCGCRYTRGSFIFPLAQPHPHTSFNDEILYLEQNLPNNLSIKKAAVLKSKSSHKWHVFTACDDAADYDSGLFTVEICMTELDRALARNFFRRFKDGKTGDSAGSEMTDVTGLRSVNRHALVCDYAFDPCGYSMNGVDGARYSTVHVTPEDGFSYASFESVYVDREEFIEALQKVVKVFRPAALSVSTTCAAGWEVWRGVAKALEPLGLRVRSRAADEFPDAGTIVFQTFAARRK, encoded by the coding sequence ATGATCCCCCATCTCTCTCTACTCCCCAACCCCCTTACTATAAATATATTTGTGTATATATACTCACTCTCCTGTACAAATCCATCACACCTCAATTTCACACAATTCTtcttcaaagttcaaaacaCCCTAATTCTTGATCATCGAAGAAAAAGACAATTCGATCCAATGGCAGTCTCCGGGTTCGAAGGGTTCGAGAAGAGAGTCGAGCTCCGATTCTCCGGCGATGATCCAACCGCCGGAGAAAAAGGCCTCCGGCTGATCGACTTCTCCAAAATAGAGAAAGTATTGCATGCGGTGCAGTGCACCGTGGTGTCGGCGGTGGGAAACACGCGCTTCGACGCGTACGTGTTGTCGGAGTCGAGCCTGTTCGTGTACCCCACGAAGATCATCATCAAGACATGTGGGACCACCCAGCTCCTCAAATCCATCCGTCCGTTGGCGGACCACGCCGCAACGGTGGGCCTCACCTTGTGCGGGTGCAGGTACACCCGCGGCAGCTTCATTTTCCCCCTCGCGCAGCCTCACCCCCACACCTCCTTCAACGACGAGATTCTCTACCTCGAACAGAATCTCCCCAACAATCTCTCCATCAAAAAGGCGGCCGTCCTCAAATCCAAATCCTCCCACAAATGGCACGTGTTCACCGCGTGCGACGACGCTGCGGATTACGACTCCGGTTTATTCACGGTCGAGATTTGCATGACCGAGCTGGACCGGGCTCTGGCCAGGAACTTCTTCCGCCGGTTCAAGGATGGAAAAACCGGCGACTCGGCCGGTTCGGAGATGACGGATGTGACCGGGTTAAGGAGCGTGAACCGGCACGCGCTCGTCTGCGACTACGCCTTCGACCCATGCGGCTACTCGATGAACGGGGTCGACGGGGCCCGCTACTCCACGGTCCACGTGACGCCCGAGGACGGGTTCAGCTACGCCAGCTTCGAGTCGGTCTACGTGGACCGGGAGGAGTTCATCGAGGCGCTGCAGAAGGTGGTCAAGGTCTTCCGCCCGGCCGCGCTGTCCGTGTCGACCACGTGCGCGGCCGGGTGGGAGGTGTGGCGAGGGGTGGCAAAGGCCCTCGAGCCGCTGGGGCTGAGGGTCAGGAGCCGCGCGGCCGACGAGTTCCCGGACGCTGGGACCATCGTGTTCCAGACGTTCGCGGCTCGTCGGAAGTAG